The Reichenbachiella carrageenanivorans region TGCAATGTCCCGTTTTTAACTATCCCCATACATCCGTTGCAGCCAGGCAAAAAACTCCATGCTCCAAGCCAGAGCTATATGAAGGATTACACCACCCCATATTCGATGGGAGTAGAAGGCCAAAATACCGATCAGGTAGCCGCCAAATATAGAGCCAATAGCTTCGGTCATAGGTTTGCCATAGTGTAGAAAGGCATACGATCCTACCATGGCCAATACCGCATGGCCGCCTAGCACCCGTACAAAACCAATGACTAAGAAACCTCTGAAGAACAATTCTACATTGAGAAAATTTGCACCATACACGCCCTCGAAGATGAACATGGGTATCCACCCAGCTAGGTCATGCTTTTCTGCAAATTTGTCTCCTCCACTAAGGAGATAGCGAGGATAATAATTGGTGAGATCTGATAAGAATGAGGCCAATCCGATGCCTACTATCACGACTAATAATAGGATGGCATAAGGCCTAAAATCTGTATGCCGGAAGGTAAGTCCGTACCAATTTCTATTCTCATCCCGAGGTCTTTCGTAGAAGTAATAGAATAGCATGGTAGGGGTGAAAATAGTGAAGAAGGACTTTCCTCTCCACAATACCTTTCGGATAAATCGATAGTCGATAACCTCTAGATGATCGATCAGAGTATAGTGAAAATATAATGTACGGCTAAACCCCAGAATGACAAAACCAAAGAAGAACAACAACCAAAACTCTTGAGACTTGACCCAAGTGCGGTTGATATCGAAAACGTACAACAAGCAACAAATGAATAAAAATGGAAAGCCCATAAACAGTGTCATGTACCACCAGTGCCAGAGCGTTCGGTGGTAGGAGTCTACAATGCTATCCTCAAAGTCAAAGGTGTAATTGAGATAGGTACAAGCGGTCATAAAAAGGGCTGCCGACAGGTATAGCCCCCAATGAAAATGGGTCTGAAGATACTTAATCAGGTAGCTCCAGATTTGCCTCATTTTAGCAAATCAAAACTGAGTAGGACTTCCATTGCGTCTTCTACCAGTTCTTCTTGTTTGTCTTCTTCGAATGCCACAAAAGCGTAGTAATTGTTGTCACTATTTTTGTCCATTAGCCCTAATACCATATAGAGTAGGCCGTCTTTAGCTCCTGATACAAATCCCCCGTCCATTTCTTCAAACTCTAGCAATTCCATTTCGTCGATCTGGCTGAGGTTAAGGTCTTCTTCTGCCATTTTTACAACAAACCCAGCCAAGTCGAGGCCATCTAGCTCACTGTCTTTGAACGGATACAATGCGAATCGAATACCTTCAGCGCTTGCTTCTAGTGCCTCAGCTGTGTTGGTCGTTACAGTAAATTTTTCAGGTAGTTCAAATTGAATGTTGTAATACTCCCATTCATACGTGCGCCAAGCTTGTGCTCCTGCAGTGAGTGAAACAAAGGAAAAAGCCACAAAAAAGAAGGCGGTGATAGATCGATAGCTGTTCATAATTTTAGTATTTTGGAATAAATATAAATACAATATTGTTCATTAGTCAATGAAATAACCTTGCTAAGTACAATTATAAATTGATTAACTTTTAAAAAATTTTTCCTTTGCCGTGAGAAGTGTGAAATCTTGTTTGAGTCTTTTGATCGTCTTTTTGGGGACGGTGGCCTATGGCGCAACTCCGAAAGCTATAGATCTAAGAGATTTTTTAAAAGACAGTACTGAACTCACTTCACATCTTCGTGTACTCACAGATCCCACGGGTTCACTTACCATTGGCGAAATTCTAGATTCGGCTCCTCAGTTTGGACCAGTTCCTGAGCAGTTGTCAAAAGACAACGTGTACTGGGGAAAGCTAGACGTAGAAAACAATTTGGACATCATCAAACTCTACCTACTCTATGTAGGTAAAAACGATTTTATCGATTGCTATTTCGTGCAAAACGACACCATAGTACAGCATGAGCAAAGTGGCTACATGTATCCGCAATATTTAAAATCGGTACCCAAAGGCAGTTATTTTATTCCAATTCTAATGAATGCACATGCTTCGCAGCAACTGTATATTAGAATTCAGGACGAAATACACAATGACCCCGAGTTTGACCTGCGAATCAGTAGCGGCACAGATTGGGTGTATAATATTTTAGACAAGCATATTCTTGATTTTATTTTTCAAGGACTTTTTTGGATCATCCTTATTTACAATCTGTTTTTGTATGGATCTACCAGAGCTAAGGCATACTTGTATTATTCATTTTATCTCTTTTGTCTAGCAGTCAATTATCTATTCCTTACCGACATCCTTAGAGAGTATATACTGAGCGATATGCCTTGGAATACGATCTACTTTATCTCCACCCCCATGCTCACTTTGGTAAGCTATTGGGTTTTTGTAAATGAATTTATCAATGTCAAAAAACAGTTTTCAATCTATTATCTATGGATAAAAAGATTGATCTGGTTAGATGGGGCAATGTTTGTCATCAGTCTTGTAGTCATACACTTTACTAGAGAAATTTATTTGGTCACGGATACACTTAGAGTGATTGCCTTGGCCAATGCCTTTCTGGTCATAGGTCTCAGCATTAGCATACATGGATCGAAGTATGAGATGGTCAAATACTTTATCTATGGCACAGCGATTACCGTGATAGCTGCTGTGATTGATTTAGCACTTTGGGACCCATCTACCTCTCAGGCGAGCTTGATGAAGTATGGGCTTCTGATAGAAATTGTGGTATTTTCATTGGGATTGGCCCAACGCAAAAAAATAGGAGAAAAGGAGAAACGGAAAGCCCTCAATAAGCAAATAGATCAGCTTAGGGTCAACGAGAGCTTGGCACAATGGCAAAAAGAAGAGCTAGAAAAAATCATTGATCATCGTACGCAAAAGATCAAGAAGAAAAACAAAAAACTAAAGCGGGCGATCAAAAAAGCAGAGTCTGCAGCCAGAGTGAAATCCGATTTTCTTTCGGTAATGAGTCATGAGATTCGCACACCGATGAATGCCGTCATTGGTACGATCCATTTGCTGTTGGACGAAAATCCAAAAAAGGCACAGTTAGAGCATTTGAAGACCTTAAAATTTTCATCGGAGAACCTTTTGATTTTAATCAATGATATATTGGACTATAGCAAAGTCGAATCAGGCAATGTGATACTCGAGCACATTGATTTCCATTTGAGGGAGTTGACCAAAGGACTCGGCAATACGTTTGAGAAAAAAGCAGAAGAAAGTGGGGTGAAGTTTAGCATTCTGATCGATCACAATATTCCTTCTATGCTCAAGGGAGATCCCGCACGTCTGACTCAGATACTCAACAACCTGATCAGTAATGCCATCAAGTTTACACCAAGTGGAGA contains the following coding sequences:
- a CDS encoding hybrid sensor histidine kinase/response regulator encodes the protein MRSVKSCLSLLIVFLGTVAYGATPKAIDLRDFLKDSTELTSHLRVLTDPTGSLTIGEILDSAPQFGPVPEQLSKDNVYWGKLDVENNLDIIKLYLLYVGKNDFIDCYFVQNDTIVQHEQSGYMYPQYLKSVPKGSYFIPILMNAHASQQLYIRIQDEIHNDPEFDLRISSGTDWVYNILDKHILDFIFQGLFWIILIYNLFLYGSTRAKAYLYYSFYLFCLAVNYLFLTDILREYILSDMPWNTIYFISTPMLTLVSYWVFVNEFINVKKQFSIYYLWIKRLIWLDGAMFVISLVVIHFTREIYLVTDTLRVIALANAFLVIGLSISIHGSKYEMVKYFIYGTAITVIAAVIDLALWDPSTSQASLMKYGLLIEIVVFSLGLAQRKKIGEKEKRKALNKQIDQLRVNESLAQWQKEELEKIIDHRTQKIKKKNKKLKRAIKKAESAARVKSDFLSVMSHEIRTPMNAVIGTIHLLLDENPKKAQLEHLKTLKFSSENLLILINDILDYSKVESGNVILEHIDFHLRELTKGLGNTFEKKAEESGVKFSILIDHNIPSMLKGDPARLTQILNNLISNAIKFTPSGEVKLLIHLLAKSNGRVKLEFVVEDTGIGISKDKLKLIFESFTQAHADTTRKYGGTGLGLAITKKLIKLFDSQILVKSKVNKGSKFYFSLYMEEVAHANSAIEKDDALMKEGVKGKRVLVVDDNEINLMMAKKFLDKWGMISEVVTSGKEALIRVFDTDYDLILMDLQMPEMDGYEVTATIRSLDNDGLKNIPIVAVSADTYENVKTKLDEVGMNDFLSKPFNPMELLTMVHAYTHLDQSKIQSEQ